A window of Fictibacillus halophilus contains these coding sequences:
- a CDS encoding Crp/Fnr family transcriptional regulator: MLMAKGEILFRQGEEGPLFRLESGLLKIVRVHEDGSQVLLNLIIPGEVIPHHSLSSPNEYNGTAIALLPCEITRIEPQQWYRSLEEEPYRYKEVALMLETKLRMMQQRVNQMSTLTPEGKIKKLQEWFANYFPNIQIEKVLTQEEIGQFVGLRRETVNRALKKL; encoded by the coding sequence ATGCTGATGGCAAAAGGCGAGATTTTATTCAGGCAAGGAGAAGAAGGTCCGTTATTTCGGTTAGAAAGCGGCTTATTAAAGATCGTTAGAGTTCATGAAGATGGAAGCCAAGTTTTGTTGAATTTAATTATTCCAGGCGAAGTGATTCCACATCATTCATTAAGTAGTCCAAACGAATACAACGGAACCGCAATAGCGCTGTTACCGTGTGAGATCACGCGCATTGAACCGCAGCAATGGTATCGTTCACTGGAAGAGGAACCATACAGATACAAAGAAGTGGCATTAATGCTAGAAACGAAACTAAGGATGATGCAGCAACGCGTCAATCAGATGTCTACCTTAACACCAGAAGGAAAAATAAAAAAACTTCAAGAGTGGTTCGCCAATTATTTTCCGAATATCCAGATCGAAAAAGTGCTGACTCAAGAAGAAATCGGGCAGTTTGTTGGCCTAAGACGAGAGACGGTCAACCGTGCACTTAAAAAGTTATGA
- a CDS encoding AEC family transporter: MKLAPFMQELTLLYSIALIGYILRKKEILPSGSERTLSALLLNVTLPALIIFGMDVSFSIENLKQFGLLSMMSAIVLMISSLFSWWTVKRLTIKNTQKNALEGIMIFGNQGFLGIAVCFILFGKTGVLFATFFNFVYLLWIWTYGIYLFARHSKNLPWRSVFLNPGVISTFVGLILMLLPGTLPSAVSNTLEMLGKPTVPLSMLLIGVLLGALPLQRVMSFLKSSHLWLASYYKLLLFPVLLLPFIFFSLPLQLIAVAVLTAGMPSAPTISMYAERYGEDASFAAAGVMLSTILSCLTIPLLYALVLIISSLA, from the coding sequence ATGAAACTTGCACCTTTTATGCAAGAATTAACCCTATTGTACAGCATTGCTCTTATCGGTTATATCCTTCGAAAGAAAGAGATCTTACCATCTGGTAGTGAACGTACTCTTTCAGCACTTTTATTAAATGTAACGTTACCTGCATTGATCATCTTCGGAATGGATGTTTCCTTTTCCATTGAAAATCTTAAACAGTTCGGTTTGCTTTCTATGATGTCTGCAATCGTATTAATGATTTCCTCACTCTTTTCTTGGTGGACAGTAAAGCGGCTAACGATAAAAAACACACAGAAAAATGCCTTAGAAGGAATCATGATTTTTGGAAATCAAGGTTTTCTAGGCATTGCAGTTTGTTTTATATTATTCGGAAAAACTGGAGTGCTTTTTGCTACATTCTTTAATTTTGTTTATCTGTTGTGGATCTGGACGTACGGCATCTATCTATTTGCTCGGCATTCCAAGAATTTGCCATGGCGAAGCGTCTTTTTAAATCCAGGTGTGATTTCCACATTCGTTGGCTTAATCCTTATGCTCCTGCCAGGTACACTTCCTAGTGCTGTATCCAACACTTTAGAAATGTTAGGAAAACCTACTGTTCCACTTTCTATGTTATTGATTGGCGTTCTCTTAGGGGCTTTACCGTTGCAACGTGTAATGAGCTTTCTAAAAAGTTCCCACTTATGGCTAGCGAGTTATTACAAGCTGCTGCTTTTTCCGGTTCTATTACTGCCTTTTATTTTCTTTTCGTTACCACTTCAATTAATAGCAGTTGCTGTTCTAACCGCTGGGATGCCCTCCGCTCCAACCATCTCCATGTATGCAGAGCGTTATGGAGAGGATGCCTCTTTTGCGGCAGCAGGTGTTATGTTAAGTACGATTCTTTCCTGTCTAACCATCCCCCTGTTGTATGCGCTCGTTTTAATAATCTCGTCCCTTGCCTGA
- a CDS encoding glycerophosphodiester phosphodiesterase, with product MSMKKTAVASLLSMGIIGSIYSTSTLAYDPSDRVQTVAHRGASGYAPENTMAAFHKGVEMKSDYIEIDVQETKDGELVVIHDVTLDRTTNGTGYVKDHTLEEIRQLDAGSYFGEKFIGEKVPTFEEVLDEFRGKTGILIELKATYYYPEIEEKVAAAIKERNMHLPAHDKIIIQSFEFGSMQQIDKLLPRVPVGVLTSNPTDLSEAKLDEFATYAEFVNPSRTLVNSSIVDEVHERHMGIMAWTVRNKQEVKPLLDAGVDGIITDYPDYTPKHKSK from the coding sequence ATGAGCATGAAGAAGACAGCAGTTGCATCACTACTTTCAATGGGGATTATCGGTTCGATCTATAGTACTTCCACACTTGCTTACGACCCGTCTGATCGCGTTCAAACCGTCGCACACCGCGGAGCTTCAGGCTATGCGCCAGAAAATACGATGGCCGCGTTCCATAAAGGTGTAGAGATGAAATCCGATTATATTGAAATTGATGTACAAGAAACAAAAGATGGTGAGCTCGTTGTCATTCATGATGTTACACTCGATCGAACAACGAACGGAACGGGATATGTAAAAGATCATACGTTAGAAGAGATCCGTCAGCTTGATGCCGGAAGCTACTTTGGGGAGAAGTTTATAGGAGAGAAAGTTCCTACTTTTGAAGAAGTACTTGATGAATTCCGCGGAAAAACAGGCATTTTAATTGAATTAAAAGCAACATATTACTATCCCGAGATCGAAGAAAAAGTAGCTGCAGCTATAAAGGAACGAAACATGCATCTACCCGCTCATGATAAGATTATCATTCAATCATTTGAGTTTGGTTCTATGCAACAGATAGACAAGTTGCTTCCTAGAGTGCCTGTTGGCGTACTTACTTCCAATCCAACCGACTTAAGTGAAGCAAAGCTCGATGAGTTCGCTACATATGCTGAATTTGTAAACCCTAGCAGAACCCTTGTTAATTCTTCAATCGTTGATGAGGTGCATGAGCGTCATATGGGCATCATGGCTTGGACAGTTCGAAACAAACAAGAAGTCAAGCCGCTCTTAGATGCAGGTGTTGATGGCATTATCACCGATTATCCGGATTACACGCCAAAGCATAAATCAAAATAA
- a CDS encoding queuosine precursor transporter — MFNFYFGVAFALVNFILFLTCYKWFGRMGLFAWIAAATILANLQVVKTIEMFGLVMTLGNVIYGTIYLATDLINEKYGEKEAKKAVWFGFFTLIMTTIIMQMVLVFQPHESDIFQPHLEAIFGFMPRLVIGSLAAYLISQYLDVKLFAKLKKKFSRPDQLWIRNNGSTMVSQLIDTVIFCTIAFAGVFSWDVWIQIFFTTYVIKFVVSAASTPFIYIARSFNHPEEDLQKLGV, encoded by the coding sequence ATGTTTAATTTTTATTTTGGTGTAGCTTTTGCACTGGTTAATTTTATATTGTTTTTAACGTGCTATAAGTGGTTTGGCCGTATGGGATTGTTTGCTTGGATCGCAGCAGCTACCATTCTTGCTAACCTGCAAGTTGTTAAAACGATCGAGATGTTCGGTCTTGTAATGACTCTCGGTAATGTGATCTACGGAACTATTTATTTAGCAACAGATCTAATCAATGAGAAGTACGGAGAAAAAGAAGCGAAAAAAGCCGTTTGGTTCGGGTTCTTTACTCTCATTATGACGACGATCATCATGCAGATGGTGCTCGTGTTTCAACCGCACGAAAGTGACATCTTCCAGCCGCATCTTGAAGCAATCTTTGGATTTATGCCACGCCTAGTAATCGGTAGTCTCGCTGCTTACTTAATCAGTCAGTATCTAGACGTTAAACTTTTTGCGAAACTGAAGAAAAAGTTTTCACGTCCTGATCAGCTTTGGATTCGTAATAACGGTAGTACGATGGTGAGTCAGCTTATCGACACGGTTATCTTTTGTACGATTGCTTTTGCTGGTGTGTTCTCATGGGATGTTTGGATTCAGATTTTCTTTACAACGTATGTGATTAAATTTGTAGTGTCAGCGGCTTCCACGCCGTTTATCTATATTGCAAGAAGCTTCAACCATCCGGAAGAAGACCTTCAGAAACTAGGCGTTTAA
- the ald gene encoding alanine dehydrogenase: MIIGVPAEIKNNENRVAITPSGVITLTAAGHKVLVENNAGVGSGFTNEDYAAAGAEIVAEAQDAWSAEMVMKVKEPLASEYKYFRSDLILFTYLHLAAEPALAKALTESGVTAIAYETVEFNRTLPLLTPMSEVAGRMSAQIGAQFLEKPKGGKGILLAGVPGVRRGKVTIIGGGVVGTNAAKVAIGLGADVTIIDLSPDRLRQLDDIFGNSIQTLMSNPLNIAQAVAESDLVIGAVLIPGAKAPKLVTEEMIKSMTPGSVVVDVAIDQGGIFETVDRITTHDNPTYDKHGVVHYAVANMPGAVPRTSTIALTNVTVPYALQIANKGAQAAIAQNPSLKAGLNTAGGFVTYEAVATDLGYDYVSAEVALEKAVQTV; encoded by the coding sequence ATGATTATTGGAGTTCCAGCAGAAATTAAAAATAATGAAAACCGCGTAGCGATTACGCCATCAGGTGTTATTACACTAACAGCAGCAGGCCACAAAGTACTTGTAGAAAACAATGCAGGTGTTGGCAGCGGATTTACGAACGAAGATTATGCGGCAGCAGGAGCTGAAATCGTAGCAGAAGCACAAGACGCATGGTCAGCTGAAATGGTTATGAAAGTTAAAGAACCTTTAGCATCTGAGTACAAATATTTCCGTTCAGATCTTATCCTTTTCACTTACTTACACTTAGCTGCAGAGCCAGCATTGGCAAAAGCACTAACAGAGAGCGGTGTAACAGCGATCGCTTACGAAACAGTTGAATTTAACCGTACGCTTCCTCTATTAACACCAATGAGTGAAGTTGCAGGACGTATGTCTGCACAAATTGGTGCGCAGTTCCTTGAAAAGCCAAAAGGCGGAAAAGGTATCCTTCTTGCAGGCGTACCAGGTGTTCGTCGCGGTAAAGTGACAATCATCGGTGGCGGTGTTGTAGGTACGAACGCAGCAAAAGTTGCAATCGGACTTGGCGCTGACGTTACGATCATTGACCTTAGCCCAGATCGTCTTCGTCAACTTGATGATATCTTCGGAAACAGCATTCAAACATTAATGTCTAACCCATTAAATATTGCACAAGCTGTAGCTGAATCTGATCTAGTAATCGGAGCTGTTCTTATTCCAGGAGCAAAAGCACCTAAATTGGTAACTGAAGAAATGATTAAATCCATGACTCCAGGATCTGTTGTTGTTGATGTTGCGATCGACCAAGGTGGTATCTTTGAAACGGTTGACCGCATCACTACACATGACAACCCTACGTACGATAAGCACGGAGTTGTTCACTATGCAGTAGCAAACATGCCTGGTGCGGTTCCTCGTACGTCTACGATCGCACTTACAAACGTAACAGTTCCTTATGCACTACAAATCGCTAACAAAGGTGCACAAGCAGCAATCGCTCAAAACCCTTCTTTAAAAGCGGGTCTTAACACAGCTGGTGGTTTCGTAACATATGAAGCAGTTGCAACTGACCTTGGCTACGACTATGTTTCAGCTGAAGTTGCATTAGAAAAAGCCGTTCAAACGGTATAA
- a CDS encoding sugar O-acetyltransferase — protein sequence MKEFDRMLSGEFYNTRDPELLQMSFDAKKLVETFNTTSVDEIERKVQILKKLLGSLGEGVWVEKPIQCEFGKNITIGRNTFINFNCVLLDNNKITIGENVLIAPNVQIYTASHPITVLERINKHPQANEAPYRTNTKPVTIGNNVWIGGNSVLLPGVSIGDNTVIGAGSVVTKSIPANCVAVGNPCKIIKENIN from the coding sequence ATGAAAGAGTTTGACAGAATGCTATCCGGAGAGTTTTATAACACCCGAGATCCTGAACTTTTACAAATGTCGTTCGATGCCAAAAAGCTTGTGGAGACCTTTAATACGACAAGCGTTGATGAGATCGAAAGGAAAGTACAGATCTTAAAGAAATTATTAGGCAGTTTAGGAGAAGGGGTTTGGGTTGAGAAACCTATTCAATGTGAATTCGGAAAAAATATTACTATAGGACGTAATACCTTTATCAATTTTAATTGCGTTTTGTTAGATAATAACAAGATTACGATTGGGGAAAACGTATTGATCGCACCTAATGTCCAAATCTACACGGCTTCGCACCCTATAACCGTGTTGGAAAGAATCAATAAGCATCCACAGGCAAACGAAGCTCCATATCGAACGAATACCAAACCTGTGACAATCGGAAACAATGTTTGGATCGGTGGAAATTCCGTTCTCTTACCGGGTGTTTCGATAGGTGACAATACTGTAATCGGAGCGGGAAGTGTTGTCACAAAATCTATTCCAGCTAATTGTGTAGCTGTAGGTAACCCATGCAAAATAATCAAAGAGAATATTAATTAA
- the opuFB gene encoding osmoprotectant update ABC transporter permease/substrate-binding subunit OpuFB (The ABC transporter OpuF is widely distributed in Bacillus species other than B. subtilis. OpuFA is the ATP-binding subunit, while OpuFB is a fusion of permease and substrate-binding subunits.) has translation MNNFMQVFQDRKGELASALIEHIQISFIALLFAVVITIPLGIYLTKKPRVAEPIIGVTAVLQTIPSLALLGLLIPLFGIGKVPAIIALVVYALLPILRNTYTGIKEVDSSLIEAARAMGMNTRKRLMKVELPLAMPVIMAGIRTSMVLIIGTATLAALIGAGGLGDIILLGIDRNNTMLIVLGAVPAALLAILFDFLLRRFELLSFKRALTTVSAFLIAALLVIIVPFAMKGGQEDIVIGGKLGSEPEILINMYKLLIEEETDLNVELKPGLGKTSFVFNALKSGSIDIYPEFTGTAIAEFLKENATSTDSEKVYEQARRGMESKFDMQLLSPMKYNNTYALAVPEQLAKEYNLKTISDLKSVSQSLNAGFTLEFSDREDGYKGIQELYDIQFANVRTMEPKLRYNAVKKGEIDVVDAYSTDSELRQYKLTVLEDDKKLFPPYQGAPMLRKETVEKYPELKDALDKLAGKITDDEMREMNYKVNVGGESPKKVAEDFLKKEGLL, from the coding sequence ATGAATAATTTCATGCAAGTATTTCAAGATCGAAAAGGTGAACTTGCAAGTGCACTGATCGAGCACATTCAAATTTCGTTTATCGCTCTTCTATTTGCTGTGGTCATCACAATCCCTCTAGGTATCTATCTAACGAAAAAACCAAGAGTGGCTGAACCGATTATCGGAGTGACGGCTGTGTTGCAGACTATCCCGTCACTTGCTCTTTTAGGACTTTTGATTCCGCTGTTTGGGATTGGGAAGGTCCCTGCGATTATCGCTCTTGTTGTTTATGCTCTGCTTCCGATTTTAAGAAACACGTATACTGGAATTAAGGAAGTGGATTCTTCATTAATTGAAGCAGCGAGAGCGATGGGTATGAACACGAGGAAGAGATTGATGAAGGTTGAACTTCCTTTAGCGATGCCAGTTATTATGGCAGGAATCAGAACGTCCATGGTCCTAATCATTGGAACCGCTACGCTTGCAGCTTTAATTGGAGCAGGTGGACTTGGTGATATTATCTTGCTCGGTATTGACCGCAATAACACGATGCTGATTGTACTTGGAGCTGTTCCAGCCGCATTGCTTGCGATCTTATTTGATTTTCTGCTCAGAAGGTTCGAACTTTTGTCGTTTAAACGAGCGCTAACAACCGTCAGCGCATTTTTGATAGCGGCTCTTTTAGTCATAATTGTTCCTTTTGCAATGAAAGGTGGACAAGAAGATATCGTTATCGGTGGTAAGCTAGGTTCTGAGCCTGAGATATTGATCAACATGTACAAACTTTTAATTGAAGAAGAAACCGATCTAAATGTGGAACTGAAGCCAGGGCTTGGTAAGACTTCCTTTGTATTTAATGCGCTAAAATCAGGAAGCATAGACATCTATCCGGAATTTACAGGAACTGCGATCGCAGAGTTTTTAAAGGAGAACGCAACAAGTACTGATAGCGAAAAAGTATATGAACAAGCTCGACGTGGGATGGAAAGTAAGTTTGATATGCAGCTGTTAAGCCCAATGAAATATAACAATACGTATGCGCTTGCTGTTCCTGAACAGTTGGCGAAAGAGTACAACTTAAAAACGATTTCAGATTTAAAAAGTGTCAGCCAAAGCTTAAATGCAGGCTTTACGCTAGAATTTTCGGATCGTGAAGATGGCTACAAAGGAATTCAGGAACTGTACGATATTCAGTTTGCAAATGTAAGAACGATGGAGCCGAAGCTAAGATATAATGCGGTGAAAAAAGGCGAGATCGATGTTGTAGATGCTTACTCAACAGACAGCGAACTGCGTCAATACAAACTTACGGTACTAGAAGATGATAAAAAGCTGTTTCCTCCTTATCAGGGTGCACCGATGCTTCGTAAAGAAACGGTAGAGAAGTACCCAGAACTAAAGGATGCGTTGGATAAGCTAGCAGGGAAAATTACAGACGATGAAATGCGCGAGATGAATTATAAGGTGAATGTTGGAGGAGAATCACCTAAGAAAGTCGCGGAGGATTTCTTGAAGAAGGAAGGACTTCTATAA
- a CDS encoding alkaline phosphatase, translated as MAISKKVLSVAMAGTLAISGLAINQASADDKNKENEIRNVIFLIGDGMGPTYTTAYRAFKDDTKTPMMEETKLDKYLVGMQSTYSHDEKESVTDSAAAATSMSAGIKTYNGAIAVDMEKKDVKTVLEQAKENGKSTGLVATSQINHATPAAFGAHDESRENYNQIADDYYDDMVNGKHKVDVLLGGGTSYFERKDRNITKEFQKDGYSYVTSRDQMLKDDNEQVLGLFAPKELDKKIDRPKEQPSLKEMTNSALDRLNKNDDGFFLMVEGSQIDWAGHDNDVVAGMSEMEDFEQAFQSAIEFAKKDKHTLVITTADHSTGGMTMGRDGDYKWDPASIKAAKKTPDYIAKQIAKGAPVEETLKKYIDLELTPEEVQSVKDAKEKSGDVLEIDNAIEKIFDLRSGTGWTTDGHTGEDVNVYAYGPGLEKFTGKIDNTDTAKEIFSILEKSKSALEK; from the coding sequence ATGGCTATTTCAAAAAAGGTACTATCTGTTGCAATGGCAGGAACTCTTGCTATAAGCGGTTTAGCAATAAATCAAGCATCAGCTGATGATAAAAATAAAGAAAATGAAATTCGAAACGTAATCTTTTTAATCGGTGATGGCATGGGGCCGACATACACGACTGCCTATCGCGCTTTTAAAGATGATACAAAAACACCAATGATGGAAGAAACAAAACTTGATAAGTACTTGGTAGGGATGCAATCCACATATTCTCATGATGAAAAAGAGAGTGTAACGGATTCTGCTGCTGCAGCTACTTCAATGTCAGCAGGAATCAAAACCTATAACGGTGCAATCGCCGTTGATATGGAAAAGAAGGATGTAAAAACCGTTTTGGAACAAGCGAAGGAAAACGGTAAATCAACTGGTTTAGTCGCAACATCTCAAATTAACCATGCTACACCAGCTGCATTCGGTGCGCATGATGAATCTCGTGAAAATTATAACCAAATCGCTGATGACTATTACGATGATATGGTGAATGGCAAGCATAAGGTTGACGTGCTTTTAGGCGGAGGCACTAGCTATTTTGAACGTAAAGACCGCAACATTACAAAAGAATTCCAAAAAGATGGTTACTCTTACGTTACGAGCCGTGACCAAATGTTGAAAGACGACAACGAACAAGTTCTAGGCTTATTTGCTCCAAAAGAGCTAGACAAAAAAATCGACCGTCCAAAAGAGCAGCCATCCCTTAAAGAGATGACAAACTCTGCATTGGATCGTTTGAATAAAAATGATGATGGTTTCTTCCTTATGGTGGAAGGAAGCCAAATTGACTGGGCTGGACATGACAACGATGTTGTTGCAGGAATGAGTGAAATGGAAGACTTTGAACAAGCTTTCCAATCTGCAATCGAATTTGCTAAAAAAGACAAGCACACACTTGTAATCACAACAGCTGACCACTCAACAGGTGGGATGACAATGGGTCGTGACGGAGATTACAAATGGGATCCTGCTTCAATTAAAGCAGCAAAGAAAACACCTGACTATATCGCGAAGCAAATCGCAAAAGGTGCACCTGTAGAAGAAACATTAAAGAAATATATCGATCTTGAATTAACACCTGAGGAAGTTCAATCTGTTAAGGATGCAAAAGAAAAAAGCGGTGATGTATTAGAAATCGATAACGCTATCGAAAAAATCTTTGATCTCCGCTCAGGAACAGGCTGGACAACAGATGGGCATACGGGAGAAGATGTTAACGTTTATGCATACGGACCAGGATTGGAGAAATTCACTGGAAAGATCGACAATACGGATACAGCAAAAGAAATTTTCTCTATCTTAGAGAAAAGCAAATCTGCATTAGAGAAATAA
- a CDS encoding DUF4352 domain-containing protein yields the protein MPLKGWITLVLSAALITGCSADTNKDTSTPQNESNKKESKKQSGEQTFTDSSQASDDTGLTEINKKVADQDGTITLKKYARVNKEQQADSISLTIDEVKVLHYAPSLDLIDFFHGYTKQDEFPYVRVNVKIANQGKETVHFNPVSTIKTDQGETVTWEDDFYLEKLNGEIKPGEEKVGSLGFILNKTNSDKLNSITITSSEVVNDQKKSISNPLTFNVDF from the coding sequence ATGCCTTTGAAAGGTTGGATAACGCTTGTTTTATCAGCTGCGTTAATCACTGGCTGTTCAGCAGATACGAACAAGGATACAAGTACACCACAAAACGAGTCCAATAAAAAGGAATCTAAAAAACAGTCAGGAGAACAAACCTTCACAGACAGTTCTCAAGCTTCAGATGATACAGGACTAACGGAAATCAACAAAAAAGTTGCAGACCAAGATGGAACAATCACTTTAAAGAAATATGCGAGAGTAAATAAGGAACAACAGGCAGATTCAATATCCCTAACCATTGATGAAGTAAAAGTTTTACACTATGCACCATCTCTAGATCTTATAGATTTCTTTCATGGTTATACAAAACAAGATGAATTTCCTTATGTACGTGTAAACGTAAAGATTGCTAATCAAGGAAAAGAGACCGTTCATTTCAATCCCGTATCAACAATCAAAACTGATCAAGGGGAAACCGTAACGTGGGAAGATGACTTTTACCTGGAGAAATTAAACGGAGAGATCAAACCAGGGGAAGAAAAAGTAGGAAGCCTTGGATTTATTCTGAACAAAACCAATTCAGATAAATTGAATTCCATCACCATAACATCCAGCGAAGTCGTTAACGATCAGAAAAAATCAATTTCAAATCCTCTAACCTTTAATGTTGATTTCTAG
- a CDS encoding ABC transporter ATP-binding protein translates to MITFDNVSKEYRDGTSAVRDLNLTIQPGEFFVVIGPSGCGKTTMLKMINRLISLTKGTISIDNKRISDYKIDELRWNIGYVLQQIALFPHMTILENISIVPELKGWDKERIRKRVDELLEMVGLDPKTYRDRKPKELSGGQQQRVGVVRALAADPNIILMDEPFSALDPISREKLQEDLFNLQRNIKKTIVFVTHDMKEAIKLGDRICVMNEGSIVQVGTPKELLENPADDFVRNFVGTESVSSVENIDLRKLVIPLKADEIGLDYQLPSISVKTSMKDALDILIRENEVTVEDHGAIIGTLNRQAVIQYLADHLQERGSRDE, encoded by the coding sequence ATGATAACTTTTGATAATGTTTCTAAAGAATACCGTGATGGAACGTCTGCGGTTCGCGATTTGAATTTAACGATACAGCCAGGGGAATTTTTTGTCGTGATTGGTCCGAGTGGTTGTGGAAAAACGACGATGCTTAAGATGATCAACCGGCTGATAAGCCTTACAAAAGGCACGATTTCCATCGATAACAAGAGAATCAGTGATTACAAAATTGATGAATTACGTTGGAATATAGGGTATGTACTGCAGCAGATCGCTTTATTTCCTCATATGACGATCCTAGAGAATATTAGTATCGTTCCCGAGTTAAAAGGATGGGACAAAGAGAGAATTCGTAAGAGAGTGGACGAGCTTCTTGAGATGGTCGGTTTAGATCCGAAGACGTATCGAGATCGAAAGCCTAAAGAACTCTCTGGGGGACAGCAGCAGCGTGTTGGTGTCGTGCGAGCACTAGCTGCAGATCCTAACATTATCCTTATGGATGAACCTTTTAGTGCACTCGACCCCATTAGTAGAGAAAAGCTGCAGGAAGATCTTTTTAACCTTCAAAGAAACATCAAGAAAACCATTGTTTTCGTGACGCATGACATGAAGGAAGCAATCAAACTTGGAGACAGGATCTGTGTGATGAATGAAGGTTCTATCGTACAGGTGGGAACGCCAAAGGAGCTGCTCGAAAACCCTGCCGATGATTTTGTAAGAAATTTTGTAGGAACAGAGAGTGTAAGTTCTGTTGAAAATATAGATCTTCGAAAGCTTGTCATTCCATTGAAAGCAGATGAAATTGGTCTAGATTATCAATTACCTTCCATTTCAGTGAAAACGAGTATGAAGGATGCACTAGATATTTTAATTCGTGAAAATGAAGTAACGGTTGAAGATCATGGTGCGATTATAGGAACGCTGAACAGACAGGCTGTTATTCAATATCTTGCAGATCACTTGCAGGAAAGAGGTAGCAGAGATGAATAA
- a CDS encoding PucR family transcriptional regulator has protein sequence MKNYQSDPFKGTFGSLENLADKISDVLSCPVTIEDQNHRLLAYSTHEDGTDPARIATIIGRRVPEKVVNSLWKDGVIPRLQESDDPVRVGTIQNVGLGDRVAISIRKNNEVLGYIWVLEVEKQLTSDDMQLLKLAAASAKSQLLQMQIGTKKKEENRQELFWKMLTGNLPQEEHILEKLHELNILPVLPAAVFILQLEEEITPAIEKDILYLAAVNQKINVLLSAADANQMLLLASPVGKEPPLELAKSFVESFFTHMKERFSVSDIKAAYGSLVTSFSHVEKSYKEASSVLAVQEKLGGETLTLNGYHELGIYQFLDAIYEKQQRQSYHNEMIRTLQEYDRQHKTELYHTLETYLTLDENLNKASEVLHIHMNTLLYRLKRISELTNIDMKSPHQKIMIYLDFKMNRLFKQERL, from the coding sequence ATGAAGAACTATCAATCTGATCCTTTTAAAGGAACTTTCGGCAGTCTTGAAAATTTAGCAGACAAGATTAGCGACGTTTTGTCGTGCCCTGTAACGATAGAAGATCAGAATCACCGACTCCTTGCTTACAGCACACATGAAGACGGAACAGACCCTGCGCGTATCGCGACCATCATCGGGCGGCGCGTACCGGAAAAAGTAGTGAACAGTCTGTGGAAAGATGGTGTGATTCCTAGACTGCAAGAAAGCGATGACCCTGTTCGTGTTGGCACGATACAAAATGTTGGACTTGGCGACCGTGTGGCGATATCGATTCGAAAGAACAATGAAGTTCTCGGATACATTTGGGTTCTTGAAGTGGAAAAACAATTAACATCAGATGATATGCAATTGTTAAAGCTTGCTGCTGCTTCAGCTAAAAGTCAGCTTCTTCAAATGCAGATCGGCACAAAAAAGAAAGAAGAAAATCGGCAAGAGCTTTTCTGGAAGATGCTTACCGGTAACCTTCCTCAAGAAGAGCATATTTTAGAAAAACTGCACGAACTTAACATACTGCCGGTCCTCCCAGCAGCTGTATTTATTCTGCAGCTAGAGGAAGAGATCACACCAGCTATCGAAAAAGATATTTTATACCTCGCTGCAGTCAACCAAAAAATCAATGTTCTCTTATCAGCGGCTGACGCGAATCAAATGCTCCTCCTCGCCTCACCTGTTGGAAAAGAGCCACCTTTGGAGCTTGCAAAGTCTTTTGTAGAATCCTTTTTTACACATATGAAAGAGCGGTTTTCTGTGTCAGATATTAAAGCGGCATATGGAAGTCTTGTCACTTCCTTTTCTCACGTGGAAAAAAGTTATAAAGAGGCATCAAGTGTACTAGCTGTTCAGGAAAAGCTCGGCGGAGAAACATTAACCTTGAACGGCTATCACGAACTCGGCATCTACCAATTCTTAGATGCCATTTATGAAAAACAACAAAGACAGAGCTATCATAATGAAATGATTCGAACTCTTCAGGAATATGACCGTCAACATAAGACAGAGCTTTATCACACATTAGAAACGTATCTGACGTTAGATGAAAACCTGAACAAAGCATCAGAAGTGCTTCATATTCACATGAACACATTACTTTATCGTCTTAAACGGATCAGCGAGCTTACGAATATTGATATGAAAAGCCCTCATCAAAAAATCATGATCTATCTTGATTTCAAGATGAATCGGTTATTTAAACAAGAGCGTTTGTGA